The Candoia aspera isolate rCanAsp1 chromosome 6, rCanAsp1.hap2, whole genome shotgun sequence genome has a segment encoding these proteins:
- the SLC25A28 gene encoding mitoferrin-2, with product MELGAGGATGPGQRGAAAPGRLLLLLLGGDGGGGSGWVWPWPSGGGGERGTGTDTEAGPEPDYEALPRGSAASTHMLAGAVAGVLEHSLMYPVDCVKTRMQSLQPEPAARYRNVLEALWRIVRTEGIWRPMRGLNITATGAGPAHALYFASYEKLKKTLTNLIHAGGNSHVANGAAGCVATLLHDAAMNPAEVVKQRMQMYNSPYQRVTDCVRAVWCNEGAGAFYRSYTTQLTMNIPFQAIHFMAYESLQEHLNPHRQYNPSSHMVAGACAGAIAAAATTPLDVCKTLLNTQEALALNTNISGHITGMAHAFRTVYRVGGLTAYFRGVQARVIYQMPSTAIAWSVYEFFKYILTKRKEERLSGK from the exons ATGGAGCTGGGGGCAGGCGGCGCGACGGGGCCCGGTCAGCGGGGCGCGGCGGCGCCGGGCCGCCTGCTCCTCTTGCTGCTGGGTGGGGATGGCGGGGGAGGGTCGGGTTGGGTGTGGCCGTGGCCCTCGGGGGGCGGCGGGGAGCGGGGGACAGGAACAGACACGGAAGCCGGCCCGGAGCCGGACTACGAGGCCCTGCCCCGCGGCTCCGCCGCCTCCACCCACATGCTCGCAGGGGCTGTGGCTGGGGTGCTGGAGCACAGCCTCATGTACCCGGTGGACTGTGTCAAG ACAAGGATGCAAAGCCTGCAACCAGAACCTGCTGCTCGTTACCGGAATGTGCTGGAGGCCTTGTGGCGGATTGTGCGGACTGAAGGGATCTGGCGACCTATGCGTGGATTGAACATCACAGCTACAGGGGCTGGTCCTGCCCATGCCTTGTATTTCGCCTCCTACGAAAAATTGAAAAAGACACTTACCAACCTTATCCATGCTGGGGGCAATAGTCACGTGGCCAACG GTGCAGCAGGCTGTGTGGCAACATTGCTTCACGATGCAGCCATGAATCCAGCAGAAG TGGTAAAACAAAGAATGCAGATGTACAACTCTCCGTACCAGCGAGTAACAGACTGTGTGCGTGCTGTGTGGTGCAACGAAGGGGCAGGAGCTTTCTACCGAAGCTATACCACTCAACTGACCATGAACATCCCCTTTCAGGCTATCCATTTCATGGCATATGAATCCCTACAGGAACACCTCAATCCCCATAGACAGTACAACCCTAGTTCCCACATGGTGGCAGGTGCCTGTGCAGGTGccattgctgctgctgccaccacacCTTTGGACGTTTGCAAAACATTGCTGAATACCCAGGAAGCCTTGGCACTGAATACCAACATCAGTGGGCACATTACAGGCATGGCTCACGCATTCAGGACGGTGTACCGCGTGGGCGGGCTAACTGCCTATTTCCGTGGAGTTCAGGCACGTGTCATTTACCAGATGCCCTCCACAGCTATTGCATGGTCTGTGTATGAGTTCTTCAAGTACATCTTAACAAAGCGAAAGGAGGAACGGTTGTCTGGGAAGTGA